One genomic region from Leptolyngbyaceae cyanobacterium JSC-12 encodes:
- a CDS encoding hypothetical protein (IMG reference gene:2510094404): protein MARNKNKRHELTYPIELPWSSRIWTLKEGDVLEDESGQQFVIKKVHRSVVPGEIPTLDLEPHQ, encoded by the coding sequence GTGGCTCGAAATAAGAACAAACGACATGAGTTAACTTATCCGATCGAGCTGCCCTGGTCTTCGAGAATCTGGACTCTTAAAGAAGGAGATGTCTTAGAAGACGAGAGTGGGCAGCAATTTGTTATTAAAAAAGTTCATCGGTCAGTTGTGCCCGGTGAGATTCCAACGCTAGATTTAGAACCACACCAATGA
- a CDS encoding hypothetical protein (IMG reference gene:2510094411) gives MQSVETFINLDELGDLTLEQWYAVKAALLATIDKVDLRIKEKENARVYTSE, from the coding sequence ATGCAAAGCGTAGAGACTTTTATTAACTTAGATGAGCTTGGTGACTTGACCTTAGAACAATGGTACGCAGTTAAAGCTGCGCTACTAGCGACTATCGATAAGGTAGACCTTCGAATAAAGGAAAAAGAAAATGCTAGGGTTTACACCAGTGAGTGA
- a CDS encoding hypothetical protein (IMG reference gene:2510094406), translating to MDKNETRQRIRIVRKLANVRRWLDSHLFVKSLVRTGLEVTPTEIRAAIIDDQCRLPYLTVHFRQSLIFIIQPKLSANKSITYWLLMNMGAVNIRVGDNGTVSQAVLEFVISSVGILNLLATEGTVSIYSDLIDPAIRLIYNTRLEPWHLSSQNQFLNLVRRLNADIEGPLQQAQSTAAVAFNNSKHLDEEWLDEDFGDANDEQL from the coding sequence GTGGATAAAAACGAAACAAGGCAAAGAATCCGAATTGTTCGGAAACTAGCAAACGTCCGTAGGTGGCTAGACAGCCACCTTTTTGTAAAATCTTTGGTACGAACTGGATTAGAGGTAACGCCTACCGAAATTCGAGCAGCTATCATCGACGACCAGTGTCGTTTACCGTACTTGACAGTCCACTTTAGACAGTCCCTTATTTTTATTATTCAACCAAAGCTGTCTGCCAACAAATCAATAACTTATTGGTTGTTGATGAACATGGGAGCAGTTAATATTCGAGTGGGTGATAACGGAACGGTCAGTCAGGCTGTTTTAGAATTTGTAATTAGTTCAGTTGGGATATTGAATCTACTTGCTACGGAAGGGACTGTCAGTATCTATAGTGATCTTATTGACCCAGCAATACGATTAATCTATAACACACGATTAGAACCTTGGCATTTATCAAGTCAGAACCAGTTCCTAAATTTGGTGCGGAGATTAAACGCAGATATTGAAGGTCCACTGCAACAAGCCCAATCTACTGCAGCAGTTGCTTTTAACAACAGTAAACACCTTGATGAAGAGTGGCTAGATGAAGACTTTGGAGACGCTAATGATGAACAACTATGA
- a CDS encoding hypothetical protein (IMG reference gene:2510094405), translating to MTIRFEKATMLKLLFEQVYCAATTEALSAHSCVLLEQVEHNLTVATTKEPNKAIVQRYHVHQDSDAGGEPGIVYLIDQTELKSKLGKLHKAGVGSLTLRVNRGTLNLLVDYAVTQTGEKERGRLAVRQYGGTLSDFGEVFEASNLIGKVLAKDFSNWVSLLQKFADFNEKPGSDIVGRTVFLDIQPDKILGVANHKASYMCYLGVTIPGSELVENKFAVEGRHMKRLIKLSLEAPVEIYLDQIDGEDWVTFQGDRGRVSLKCVDPEDRTLMNYALFGNDPRVKEESNRLVALQDLLTSVTLQLPDETELQQELVLVEQKPHLVILQASDVKGKERAFVHIDPSVISEEWAPVLINAQAFVSILRSFQSYFKFTNLASSALVLTQKSTQRASGNKSWLLAMQSFEEADALQLQSFVVVRHAEKVSDQLDVAE from the coding sequence ATGACTATACGCTTTGAAAAAGCTACTATGCTCAAGCTATTGTTTGAGCAAGTTTACTGCGCTGCTACAACCGAAGCTTTGTCTGCACACAGTTGTGTTCTACTCGAACAGGTAGAGCACAACTTAACTGTTGCTACGACTAAAGAACCAAATAAAGCGATCGTCCAGCGGTATCATGTACACCAAGATAGTGATGCTGGGGGAGAGCCTGGAATTGTTTATTTAATTGACCAAACAGAGTTAAAGTCTAAACTTGGTAAGTTACACAAGGCTGGAGTTGGTAGTCTTACGCTAAGAGTTAATAGAGGAACTTTAAACCTTTTAGTAGACTATGCTGTTACACAAACTGGAGAGAAAGAAAGGGGGAGGTTAGCTGTTCGTCAATATGGCGGAACCCTTTCTGACTTTGGAGAAGTCTTCGAAGCTTCGAATTTAATAGGAAAAGTTTTAGCAAAAGATTTTTCTAATTGGGTAAGTTTACTCCAAAAGTTCGCAGACTTTAATGAAAAACCCGGCAGTGATATTGTAGGTCGCACAGTCTTTCTAGACATCCAACCGGATAAGATTTTAGGAGTAGCTAACCATAAAGCATCCTATATGTGTTATTTGGGTGTGACTATCCCTGGTAGTGAGCTTGTAGAAAACAAGTTTGCTGTTGAAGGACGGCACATGAAGCGTTTAATCAAGCTTAGTTTGGAAGCTCCAGTTGAGATTTACTTAGACCAAATAGACGGTGAAGACTGGGTAACTTTTCAAGGCGATCGTGGGAGAGTGTCCCTTAAGTGTGTTGACCCAGAAGATAGGACACTCATGAATTATGCACTGTTTGGTAACGACCCCAGAGTAAAAGAAGAAAGTAATAGGCTGGTTGCCCTGCAAGACTTATTAACGTCTGTCACTTTGCAGTTGCCAGATGAAACGGAGCTACAACAGGAACTTGTACTTGTTGAGCAAAAACCACACTTGGTAATTCTCCAAGCTTCAGACGTGAAAGGTAAAGAACGAGCTTTCGTTCACATAGACCCATCCGTTATTAGCGAAGAATGGGCACCTGTTTTAATCAATGCTCAGGCATTTGTTTCCATCCTCCGCAGTTTTCAAAGTTATTTCAAATTTACAAACCTTGCGTCAAGTGCTTTGGTACTAACCCAAAAGTCAACGCAACGTGCTTCAGGGAATAAGAGCTGGTTACTAGCTATGCAATCTTTTGAAGAAGCAGACGCATTACAATTACAAAGCTTTGTAGTTGTCCGTCATGCTGAGAAAGTTAGTGACCAACTTGATGTGGCGGAATAG
- a CDS encoding hypothetical protein (IMG reference gene:2510094417), which yields MSYLLTGTASVQALSGAQDFQTLVKYSLSALEVDSSLVIPVTLAPNTPFTIPLTSLQEVQVIVVKSKTVTPVEVSLFQTTGVDTWTGLPSQFQMFVRSDAVVVTQLKLRSTAVTAVEVIVAGKFT from the coding sequence ATGAGCTATCTTTTGACGGGAACTGCTAGTGTACAAGCGTTGTCCGGCGCACAAGATTTTCAGACTTTAGTAAAGTACTCCCTGTCTGCCTTAGAGGTAGACAGCAGCCTAGTCATTCCGGTCACACTTGCACCTAATACTCCATTCACTATTCCCCTGACTTCCTTACAGGAAGTGCAAGTCATTGTAGTCAAGTCAAAGACCGTTACACCTGTTGAAGTAAGCCTGTTCCAAACCACCGGAGTTGATACTTGGACAGGACTTCCTTCGCAATTTCAAATGTTTGTAAGATCAGATGCAGTCGTTGTTACTCAACTTAAACTTAGGAGTACTGCTGTAACTGCCGTGGAGGTAATCGTAGCTGGTAAATTCACTTAG
- a CDS encoding hypothetical protein (IMG reference gene:2510094407) — protein sequence MSQTHQTQEPTLENIPTKTISFDISSEVVIMGILLAVAIWRQFISVQLVRWMHRIVSKRSYKHDLNLQHILAECVGKTNACRILLYEFHNGTKLTSGRHFQRVSVTNQYAHAGFALVKEIKDSPISVIATLLEELDELQKADPKNQIPYIYRALNSTPDLHSQLMQAMGVSHNICFLMLDRDKELGIVEVQFDDQMSLEELQKEAREILPRIHRIAFELKQAAASKSLWITLSSEVFNRG from the coding sequence ATGTCTCAAACCCATCAAACTCAAGAACCCACCTTAGAAAATATACCTACTAAAACCATTTCGTTTGATATAAGTTCTGAGGTGGTTATCATGGGTATTCTGCTGGCAGTTGCAATTTGGCGGCAGTTTATCTCCGTACAGTTAGTGAGATGGATGCATAGAATTGTAAGTAAACGTTCTTACAAACATGACTTGAATCTACAGCACATACTCGCTGAGTGTGTTGGTAAAACAAATGCTTGCAGGATATTACTGTATGAGTTTCACAATGGAACTAAATTGACTAGCGGTAGACACTTCCAGCGAGTTTCGGTTACAAACCAATATGCACATGCTGGGTTCGCTTTAGTAAAAGAGATAAAGGACAGTCCTATTTCTGTAATTGCCACTTTATTAGAAGAGCTGGACGAACTTCAAAAAGCCGATCCTAAAAATCAGATACCTTACATCTACCGTGCACTTAACAGTACCCCTGACCTGCATTCTCAGTTAATGCAAGCAATGGGTGTATCTCACAACATATGCTTCTTAATGTTGGACAGAGATAAAGAGCTAGGGATCGTAGAGGTTCAGTTTGATGATCAGATGAGTTTGGAAGAACTACAGAAAGAAGCGCGAGAAATTCTTCCTAGAATTCACCGGATTGCTTTCGAACTGAAACAAGCCGCAGCCTCCAAATCATTGTGGATAACCCTATCCTCGGAGGTTTTCAATCGTGGATAA
- a CDS encoding hypothetical protein (IMG reference gene:2510094416) has translation MQLERCPVDFYQNCKNRLRLCNICSAGNGKLTGKLLYNPVVESELLKHPHQEFLEDHRKTVKSEKVAIKSRRKESPNSRFTKRGLKNEDKIKNKIIQKTSKSGAIFGDGDFSILDSYFRADAKLRITGRSFGISSAEFEKGRAQGITTWVVTVEKQSETVVILTLDAYSNLLSLAERGIAAMQE, from the coding sequence ATGCAATTAGAACGCTGCCCAGTCGATTTTTACCAAAATTGTAAAAACCGTTTAAGGCTCTGTAATATATGTAGTGCAGGTAATGGAAAACTGACGGGTAAGCTTTTATATAACCCCGTCGTTGAGTCTGAGTTACTTAAACACCCGCATCAAGAGTTTTTAGAAGATCACCGCAAAACAGTTAAGTCTGAGAAAGTGGCTATAAAATCAAGACGTAAAGAATCCCCTAACAGTAGGTTCACAAAAAGGGGGCTGAAGAATGAAGATAAAATAAAAAACAAGATAATTCAAAAAACCTCGAAATCTGGAGCTATATTTGGAGACGGGGACTTTTCAATATTAGATAGTTACTTTCGTGCTGACGCAAAACTACGGATTACTGGTCGTAGTTTTGGCATCAGCAGCGCTGAGTTTGAAAAAGGTCGTGCGCAGGGAATCACCACCTGGGTGGTTACCGTGGAAAAACAGTCTGAAACAGTTGTAATTCTGACTTTAGACGCTTACTCTAACCTTCTTTCTTTAGCCGAAAGAGGGATTGCTGCTATGCAGGAGTAG
- a CDS encoding DNA polymerase I family protein with 3'-5'-exonuclease and polymerase domains (IMG reference gene:2510094412~PFAM: 3'-5' exonuclease; DNA polymerase family A), producing MSKDEFVYVTERDEYCLFVDHLESFEELAGDSETYTLPQYRHLKGASALDPHTGRISVLTLQGRDDVPIVFDILLLERNGYNPQLMHDLLVSRKKLIFHNAQFDGKFLKRHYGIVPSNLWCTRLMAKLITNATGSKYGKLCGHTLADLCRDYLGINLVGKGAEQTTDWYARPDFTNRESEGYKYWVFDKLKYAANDVKYLFDLHDLFLKVICDPLPYSPILADGVEGSHGLGMSAILPLEMKMAVVAAEMEYNGLPASREIFDQIQKSIQDPSTGEGALTTVASKLCVKFGLDTEPSFWGDTKLPTQRSYKALNNPQILKELINKQVGLELDNSQTQVLERFIDLTEEIAKEGATEFVDQDEEELYRQILDYSECEAVQASELAKLVIEYKQLRKLYSMDLRSHINPLTGCIHSRLDVLGAATGRSSSSGPNLQNVSARTYVEIEREREKLFPSSANYESLIPDWVPPCKA from the coding sequence ATGAGTAAAGATGAGTTCGTTTATGTTACAGAACGTGATGAGTACTGTCTTTTCGTTGACCATCTAGAATCCTTTGAGGAATTAGCAGGGGATTCAGAGACGTATACTTTACCTCAATATCGTCACCTAAAAGGAGCGAGTGCATTAGACCCTCATACAGGAAGGATAAGTGTGCTAACTTTACAGGGCAGAGACGATGTGCCTATCGTGTTTGACATTCTTCTTCTAGAACGTAACGGGTATAATCCGCAGCTAATGCATGATTTACTCGTGTCCCGTAAAAAACTGATCTTTCATAACGCTCAGTTCGACGGAAAGTTCCTTAAGCGACACTACGGCATAGTACCTTCAAACCTCTGGTGTACTAGACTGATGGCGAAGTTAATAACAAATGCCACAGGTAGTAAATACGGTAAATTGTGTGGGCATACGTTAGCAGACCTATGCCGAGATTACTTAGGTATTAACCTGGTAGGAAAAGGTGCAGAACAGACGACAGACTGGTATGCACGTCCAGATTTTACTAATCGAGAGTCAGAGGGTTATAAATACTGGGTTTTTGATAAGTTGAAGTACGCAGCTAACGACGTTAAGTATCTGTTTGATTTACATGACTTGTTTTTGAAGGTCATCTGTGACCCGTTACCTTACAGTCCAATTCTTGCTGATGGGGTTGAAGGTTCACATGGATTAGGCATGAGTGCTATCTTGCCATTAGAAATGAAGATGGCAGTAGTAGCTGCTGAGATGGAATACAACGGGTTGCCAGCTTCGCGTGAAATCTTTGACCAAATTCAAAAATCTATCCAGGACCCAAGCACCGGAGAAGGAGCTTTAACTACAGTTGCTAGTAAGTTGTGCGTAAAGTTTGGGTTAGATACTGAGCCTTCTTTTTGGGGAGACACGAAGTTACCTACTCAGCGATCGTACAAAGCTCTTAACAACCCTCAAATTCTAAAAGAGTTAATTAATAAACAAGTGGGCTTAGAGCTAGATAACTCTCAAACGCAAGTCTTAGAGAGATTTATTGACTTAACAGAAGAGATAGCAAAAGAGGGAGCAACCGAGTTTGTTGACCAGGATGAAGAGGAATTGTACCGACAAATCCTTGATTATTCCGAATGCGAGGCAGTACAAGCTTCTGAACTTGCGAAGTTGGTCATTGAGTATAAGCAGTTACGCAAGCTTTACTCGATGGATTTGAGAAGTCACATCAATCCTCTCACTGGATGTATCCACTCCCGATTAGACGTTCTCGGTGCTGCCACTGGACGTAGTTCGTCTAGTGGACCCAATCTGCAGAACGTATCTGCTAGAACGTATGTCGAGATTGAACGAGAGCGGGAAAAACTTTTCCCTAGCTCCGCAAACTACGAATCTCTTATTCCTGATTGGGTGCCGCCATGCAAAGCGTAG
- a CDS encoding hypothetical protein (IMG reference gene:2510094409): MLKAFLSEETLPLLDLDGKQVVKDGKQVFYPNPDADLHTLTCMGCCFPHLFVGKQRHEWVDIAKNESLITQKGKPRDYAKRVNFG; this comes from the coding sequence ATGCTGAAAGCGTTTTTGTCAGAAGAAACCTTACCTTTGTTAGACCTGGATGGAAAACAGGTAGTCAAAGACGGCAAGCAAGTATTTTATCCAAACCCGGACGCAGACTTGCATACTCTAACTTGCATGGGTTGTTGCTTTCCACATTTATTTGTAGGAAAGCAACGGCACGAGTGGGTAGATATTGCTAAGAATGAGAGTTTAATTACTCAGAAGGGAAAACCTCGCGACTATGCAAAGCGAGTAAATTTCGGTTAA
- a CDS encoding hypothetical protein (IMG reference gene:2510094410), translated as MLGFTPVSEEELVVLRAFGTDNKLVLPYKALETRFNRKQIHQLLKLLISKRLITEKPYRLTRLGRALTQR; from the coding sequence ATGCTAGGGTTTACACCAGTGAGTGAAGAAGAGCTAGTTGTTCTTCGTGCATTTGGTACCGACAACAAGCTAGTTTTGCCTTATAAGGCATTAGAAACCAGGTTTAATCGTAAGCAGATTCATCAGTTATTGAAGTTGTTAATTTCAAAACGTTTAATAACTGAGAAGCCTTATCGATTAACCAGGCTTGGTCGTGCGTTAACACAACGTTAA
- a CDS encoding hypothetical protein (IMG reference gene:2510094413) — translation MRETLLIEEYTEQINQLKAIEVRLRSQQEELIKNLQGCVFAQIWFEARLADLQIERDEKVQQAAQASETDDFQTVRDKVRADSTSLISSIPEVVAPNSFITSYE, via the coding sequence GTGAGAGAGACTTTACTAATTGAAGAATACACTGAGCAGATTAATCAGTTAAAAGCTATTGAAGTTAGGTTACGTAGTCAGCAAGAGGAGTTAATAAAAAATCTTCAAGGTTGTGTATTTGCCCAGATATGGTTTGAAGCTAGACTTGCTGACTTGCAAATAGAACGTGATGAGAAGGTTCAGCAAGCCGCACAAGCCTCAGAAACAGATGATTTCCAAACTGTACGAGACAAAGTAAGGGCAGATAGTACAAGTCTTATTAGCTCTATACCAGAAGTTGTTGCACCTAATTCGTTTATCACCTCATATGAGTAA
- a CDS encoding hypothetical protein (IMG reference gene:2510094415), with the protein MKTSTRTSDKIIDQLINFEYEQPELLRLLESLRAILLTGNRTIGEVILLASDIATQEYRTIDRALMSNVRYWLSEDLLESLELLLYVLNISKNLAIIDTFALRLQETYDLSYEESRQVVLLRVRQTLEALIKVVTREVQESFTVTADYLALLQVKYGCS; encoded by the coding sequence ATGAAAACATCAACAAGAACCTCCGACAAAATTATTGACCAGTTAATAAACTTTGAGTACGAACAGCCTGAATTATTGCGTTTATTAGAAAGTTTAAGAGCCATTCTTCTTACAGGAAATCGAACCATTGGGGAAGTTATACTTTTAGCTAGTGATATAGCTACCCAGGAATACCGAACAATTGACCGAGCATTAATGTCAAATGTTCGGTATTGGTTATCTGAGGACTTACTTGAAAGCTTAGAGTTGTTGCTTTATGTCCTGAACATTTCTAAAAATTTAGCAATAATAGATACTTTTGCCTTACGTCTGCAAGAGACGTATGACCTGTCTTACGAAGAAAGCAGACAAGTTGTTTTGCTTAGAGTAAGACAAACGCTAGAAGCATTAATAAAAGTGGTCACACGCGAAGTACAAGAGAGCTTTACTGTCACAGCTGACTATCTTGCATTACTTCAAGTGAAATACGGCTGTTCGTAA
- a CDS encoding RecA/RadA recombinase (IMG reference gene:2510094414~PFAM: recA bacterial DNA recombination protein~TIGRFAM: intein N-terminal splicing region; intein C-terminal splicing region) yields MVELSEISTVQNLFAKQSYVKFGDYPKLKFLRTNIISLDRTLGGGLPIGRITEIYGGPDAGKSSTCFAILSAAQKQGWIGMYLDMERKAFSNNTRERFQLSDFFYAKPPTAEEAIEILIEFFKSGEHRIAFLDSIEALVPSDILAKSIDESRGVAYLSRFINHAKSLLVPVVDDNQGILVFTNQIRSSIGGPGGGCLPASMKISLSDGTRKSIETVVREKLSVNVLSKDIDTGKIVSKPVTNWFINGKSKDWIAVQFLEMPGRLVTTHDHIVPTINRGDLPSAQLKPDDVVTSAYTSITASPDGYGLLHGLLLSGLFYLEQTKLGTARLCYTASNLDPRFNEWINSLLEELLELRTNEHNNRVMRRSRQDEEMAIFKKQYYIADPSHKLVRTIPRQLGLTPQMATAWFVANVVKPKLSTDQNTFFIRLDHLFKQYRAKADTERAHKMWVDFIECEASEILIVSSQEGILLTQNAFKKLSELIKDWVPTFAQDALHLEVERLNTPKTWLIDQQVVPRHLTITGVSKANIGEQTMYDLEVADTHNYFAGNLYGINVHNSTGTPGGHGARHMPSLRLQLMKKEAIKTKDGFIKGQITQVKIQKNHTNGSVRESVDVNIYKADGIVPEDVLAGELVYAGLVNRSGSWYKFSDEVATQYGVESKIGQGIDSVTAFLKANPEIFNKLYDHLITLPI; encoded by the coding sequence ATGGTAGAGCTATCTGAAATTAGTACAGTTCAAAATTTATTTGCTAAACAGAGTTACGTAAAGTTTGGAGACTACCCTAAACTCAAATTTTTACGTACAAATATTATTTCACTGGATAGAACATTGGGTGGTGGGTTACCTATCGGTAGAATCACAGAGATTTATGGTGGACCTGACGCAGGCAAAAGCAGTACTTGTTTTGCAATTCTAAGTGCCGCCCAAAAGCAAGGTTGGATCGGAATGTACTTAGATATGGAGAGGAAAGCTTTCTCAAATAACACTAGGGAAAGATTTCAACTATCCGATTTTTTCTATGCTAAGCCACCTACAGCCGAAGAAGCGATAGAAATTCTAATCGAATTTTTCAAATCAGGTGAGCATAGAATTGCTTTTCTAGACTCAATAGAAGCATTAGTTCCATCTGACATTTTGGCTAAAAGCATTGACGAGTCCAGAGGTGTTGCTTACCTCTCCCGATTTATTAACCACGCTAAAAGTTTGCTCGTGCCAGTAGTAGACGACAACCAGGGTATTCTAGTTTTTACAAACCAAATCCGGTCTAGTATTGGTGGTCCAGGGGGTGGATGTCTTCCAGCAAGTATGAAAATCTCGTTAAGTGATGGAACCCGAAAATCGATAGAAACCGTAGTTAGAGAAAAACTTTCAGTAAATGTACTGTCTAAAGACATAGATACGGGTAAAATTGTTTCAAAACCAGTCACCAACTGGTTTATCAACGGTAAGTCTAAAGATTGGATTGCTGTTCAGTTTTTAGAAATGCCTGGACGTTTAGTAACTACGCACGATCATATAGTCCCTACCATTAATCGGGGTGATCTACCATCTGCTCAGTTAAAACCGGATGATGTTGTCACATCTGCGTATACTTCTATTACTGCAAGCCCAGATGGGTATGGATTGTTACACGGTTTATTGCTCTCAGGCTTGTTCTATTTGGAACAAACTAAACTTGGCACAGCAAGACTTTGCTACACCGCAAGTAATCTTGACCCAAGGTTTAATGAGTGGATTAATTCACTTCTAGAAGAACTACTAGAGCTGAGAACAAATGAGCATAACAACCGAGTTATGCGACGTTCTCGGCAAGACGAGGAGATGGCAATATTCAAAAAGCAATATTACATTGCTGATCCATCTCATAAACTAGTTAGAACTATACCTCGACAGTTGGGTTTAACCCCACAGATGGCAACTGCCTGGTTTGTAGCAAACGTAGTAAAGCCAAAACTATCGACAGACCAAAATACCTTTTTCATCAGGCTCGACCATCTATTTAAGCAGTATCGAGCTAAGGCAGATACAGAACGTGCCCACAAAATGTGGGTAGATTTCATAGAGTGCGAGGCATCTGAAATTCTCATCGTGTCTAGCCAAGAAGGGATTCTTCTCACTCAAAATGCCTTTAAGAAGTTATCAGAACTTATTAAGGATTGGGTACCAACGTTTGCTCAGGATGCTTTGCATTTAGAAGTTGAGCGCTTAAACACTCCTAAAACTTGGTTGATAGACCAACAAGTTGTACCTCGCCACCTGACTATTACAGGGGTTTCAAAAGCCAATATTGGTGAGCAAACAATGTACGATCTGGAAGTGGCGGATACTCACAATTATTTTGCTGGCAACTTGTACGGAATCAATGTGCACAATTCCACTGGAACTCCAGGTGGGCATGGAGCAAGGCACATGCCATCTTTGCGGCTTCAACTTATGAAGAAGGAAGCTATCAAAACTAAAGATGGATTTATTAAAGGTCAAATTACTCAAGTAAAAATCCAAAAAAATCACACCAATGGTTCTGTACGGGAAAGTGTTGACGTAAACATCTATAAAGCAGATGGCATTGTTCCTGAAGACGTGTTAGCTGGAGAACTAGTCTATGCCGGACTGGTCAACAGATCTGGGTCCTGGTATAAATTCAGCGACGAAGTTGCAACTCAATATGGAGTAGAGTCCAAAATTGGACAAGGCATCGATAGCGTTACTGCTTTCCTAAAAGCCAACCCAGAGATTTTCAACAAATTATACGACCACCTAATCACGCTTCCTATATAG
- a CDS encoding hypothetical protein (IMG reference gene:2510094418), giving the protein MENQNQLDHLLDKFQEMSRWSVMRQFFVDICLSQRQGILFLRPEETSWARNDKGGLYHLPSNKFVLQKYFECFYLMQLVVSKVATETSEERQMAGNPEGLLICRLMEADADRVNLPTALCCWLTTDEFRWQQVDDVFGDYFPDLSYGLVLSHPKSVVAAAAFVCGFRYLQTDSRVPYDLNHVLLLEDCREFAKNFYASLTKKEINECISLATETTRKTIKQTFNVSK; this is encoded by the coding sequence ATGGAGAATCAGAATCAGTTAGATCATCTACTTGATAAGTTCCAAGAGATGAGTCGGTGGTCCGTTATGCGGCAATTCTTTGTAGATATTTGCCTTTCTCAAAGACAAGGCATCCTGTTTTTACGCCCTGAAGAAACCAGTTGGGCGAGAAATGATAAGGGTGGTTTGTATCATCTACCCAGTAATAAATTTGTTTTGCAAAAGTATTTTGAATGTTTTTATCTAATGCAGCTAGTAGTGTCAAAAGTCGCGACTGAAACTTCCGAAGAACGTCAAATGGCAGGTAATCCAGAAGGTTTGTTAATCTGTAGATTGATGGAAGCAGATGCAGACAGAGTAAATTTACCCACGGCATTATGTTGTTGGCTAACCACGGATGAGTTTCGGTGGCAACAAGTGGATGACGTGTTTGGGGATTATTTTCCAGATTTAAGTTATGGACTAGTCTTATCACACCCAAAAAGTGTGGTTGCAGCAGCAGCCTTTGTATGTGGTTTCCGATACCTACAAACAGACTCAAGAGTACCTTATGACTTAAATCACGTATTGTTATTGGAAGACTGTCGAGAATTCGCAAAGAATTTTTACGCTAGCTTGACAAAAAAAGAAATAAATGAATGTATCTCATTAGCAACAGAAACTACTCGAAAAACTATTAAACAGACGTTTAATGTTTCTAAGTGA